From Miscanthus floridulus cultivar M001 chromosome 15, ASM1932011v1, whole genome shotgun sequence, the proteins below share one genomic window:
- the LOC136507789 gene encoding uncharacterized protein gives MKRNGDIRSFFGKAAKKSAAAALNPTPPPVETVVEEQNREDRAEVEEIADPSPPLVSSPPPPPASKPPVFDINLLPYDPGERLPLKDYHVNDQDAIHREYITKGPCKPYIHDFPIKKDSVFCFICYLFKKGSGLDAFVVDGWDNWNIGNAALIKHSGSKAHKSAQERYIGFIIPKVAIDYHIDKWTDEELHLYKKRLTYSFRCIKFLLLQGLAFRGNDESEESSNRGDFIEPLKFLAGNSDEVNKYVLNNAPVDESSDISHKEQLALCLRFVDKLGSPCEHFIGVVHVDDTMSLSLKEAIKGLLDSNGLSMTRIRGQGYDGASNMKGDIKGLKTLIMKESPSAYYIHCFAHQLQLVLVAVAKGNTNCKTFFDQVSILLNIVGVSCQRHGMLRNARLENVKKSLQCGELDSGSGLNKEMGLPRPGDTRWGSHYKTICSIVTMYSSIHDVLIELGADIAYKDDWTKIHFVLGAFETFEFVFFVHLMYVILGYTNELSECLQRRDQDILNAISLVNVAKSRMQQLMSDGWDKFHKTVTSFCITHGVEVPAMDDAYVPYGN, from the exons ATGAAGAGAAACGGCGACATTCGATCCTTTTTTGGCAAAGCAGCAAAGAAGTCGGCTGCAGCTGCTTTGAACCCTACTCCACCTCCAGTTGAAACTGTTGTGGAAGAGCAGAATCGAGAAGATAGAGCAGAAGTTGAAGAAATTGCAGATCCTTCACCCCCGCTAGTGtcatcgccaccgccaccgcccgcaTCAAAGCCACCGGTGTTTGACATCAATCTTCTACCATATGATCCAGGTGAAAGGCTGCCCCTAAAAGATTATCAtgttaatgatcaagatgcaatcCATAGAGAATATATTACTAAAGGTCCTTGCAAACCTTATATACATGATTTCCC TATCAAGAAGGATTCTGTATTTTGCTTTATATGCTACTTGTTCAAGAAGGGCAGTGGGTTAGATGCATTTGTTGTTGATGGATGGGATAATTGGAATATAGGAAACGCCGCACTCATCAAACATAGTGGTTCTAAGGCACACAAATCAGCTCAGGAGAGGTATATTGGTTTTATAATTCCCAAGGTAGCAATTGattatcacattgacaagtggacTGATGAGGAGCTTCATCTTTACAAGAAAAGATTGACATATTCATTTAGatgtatcaagtttcttttgcTTCAAGGATTGGCATTCCGTGGAaatgatgaaagtgaagagtcTAGCAACAGAGGTGACTTCATTGAACCTTTGAAGTTTCTTGCAGGAAATAGTGATGAAGTGAACAAGTATGTCTTGAACAATGCACCAG TCGATGAGTCTAGTGACatatcacataaagaacaactagctcttTGCTTGCGTTTTGTTGATAAACTTGGAAGTCCATGTGAGCACTTCATTggagttgttcatgtagatgatactatGTCTTTGTCACTTAAGGAAGCAATCAAAGGTTTACTTGATAGTAATGGATTGAGTATGACTCGGATTAGAGGTCAAGGTTATGATGGGGCTAGCAATATGAAAGGTGATATTAAAGGGCTAAAAACATTAATCATGAAAGAATCACCTTCTGCTTATTATATTCATTGCtttgcacatcaactccaactagtTCTTGTAGCTGTTGCCAAGGGAAATACTAATTGCAAGACCTTTTTTGATCAAGTATCAATCTTGTTGAACATTGTTGGGGTTTCTTGCCAGCGTCATGGTATGCTTCGAAATGCTAGGCTGGAGAATGTCAAGAAATCACTACAGTGTGGTGAGCTTGATTCAGGGAGTGGTTTAAATAAAGAGATGGGTTTGCCTAGGCCTGGTGATACTCGGTGGGGCTCGCATTACAAAACTATATGTAGCATCGTCACTATGTATTCCTCAATCCATGATGTGCTTATTGAGCTTGGTGCTGATATTGCATATAAGGATGATTGGACAAAGATTCATTTTGTGCTTGGAGCATTTGAAacctttgagtttgttttctttgtgCACTTAATGTATGTTATTCTTGGATACACAAATGAGTTATCCGAGTGTTTGCAGAGAAGGGAtcaagatattcttaatgcaatctcacttgttaatgtggcaaagaGCAGAATGCAACAGTTGATGTCTGATGGTTGGGATAAATTTCATAAGACggtcacttctttttgtattACACATGGTGTCGAAGTTCCTGCTATGGATGATGCTTATGTGCCTTATGGAAATTAG
- the LOC136507790 gene encoding uncharacterized protein, with protein sequence MELLSCMLAFSPSKSFGSFYAQKLRRLAEFYPNDFSNNNLVQLELQLDNYIDDMKRTECFQGLDNIVDLSVKLVDTNRHKVYDMVYSLLKLILLLPVATASVERVFSALVIVKTKSRNKLGDIVLDDCLQTFIEWDIFFQVDEDDIIETFISLRKRRINK encoded by the coding sequence ATGGAGCTACTCTCTTGTATGTTAGCCTTTAGTCCTTCCAAGTCCTTTGGTTCATTTTATGCACAGAAGCTACGTAGATTGGCTGAATTTTATCCTAATGACTTCTCCAACAACAATTTGGTACAGCTAGAATTGCAACttgataattatattgatgacatgaAACGAACTGAATGCTTCCAAGGTCTAGACAAcattgttgatctctcagttaagcttgttgaTACAAATAGACACAAAGTGTATGATATGGTGTACTCGCTTCTCAAATTGATATTGCTTTTACCGGTGGCAACTGCGAGcgttgaaagggtattttctgcatTGGTTATAGTGAAAACAAAATCAAGGAATAAGCTAGGTGATATTGTTCTGGATGATTGTCTACAAACATTTATTGAGTGGGATATTTTCTTtcaagttgatgaagatgatataattgAGACATTCATATCATTGAGAAAGCGACGGATCAACAAGTAA